One window of Anaerolineales bacterium genomic DNA carries:
- a CDS encoding glycosyltransferase family 4 protein, with the protein MKIGIVSALRDVYAMGAGWFTTADLSLFHDFEPPPTGGGHQFLRAFIREAEARGLKIENNRISRASRACMFNSFNFDERRLGRLKSKSLLSVHRVDGPVDVYRGWDDGVDRYVQTLNEKFADRTILQSRYSLEKHAELGFRFRNPVVIMNAADPQVFHSDGKIQFSWKRKTRLIASAWSHNVNKGTPVYEWLDEHLDWHRYEMTFVGRSPVTFNHIRMIPAVDSNHMAGLFREHDIYITASKNDPCSNSLIEALACGLPAIHLQSGGHPEIVKQAGVGFEAAEQIPELLEKIINDYESFQSLISIPSIQQVTEEYLKVLELL; encoded by the coding sequence ATGAAGATCGGTATTGTAAGCGCTTTAAGGGATGTCTATGCGATGGGTGCCGGGTGGTTTACAACGGCAGACCTTTCGCTCTTCCATGATTTCGAGCCGCCTCCCACCGGTGGCGGGCATCAATTCTTGCGTGCTTTCATCCGGGAGGCGGAGGCGCGCGGCTTGAAAATCGAAAACAACCGGATATCGCGCGCATCCCGCGCATGTATGTTCAATTCGTTCAATTTCGACGAAAGGCGGCTGGGACGTTTGAAGTCGAAATCCCTCTTGTCCGTCCACCGCGTGGATGGACCCGTGGACGTATACCGAGGCTGGGATGACGGCGTGGACCGCTATGTTCAAACTTTGAATGAAAAATTTGCGGATAGGACCATCCTCCAGTCGCGGTACAGCCTGGAGAAGCACGCCGAACTTGGATTTCGCTTCCGCAATCCCGTTGTAATCATGAACGCCGCCGACCCGCAGGTCTTCCATTCAGACGGCAAGATTCAATTTTCATGGAAGCGCAAGACCCGCTTGATTGCATCCGCCTGGTCCCACAACGTCAACAAGGGCACACCGGTCTACGAATGGCTGGATGAACATCTCGATTGGCATCGATATGAGATGACGTTTGTGGGGCGTAGTCCGGTGACATTCAATCACATTCGAATGATCCCGGCGGTGGATTCAAATCATATGGCGGGATTATTCCGTGAACACGACATTTATATCACCGCGAGCAAAAACGACCCGTGCTCCAATTCGCTGATCGAAGCGCTCGCCTGCGGACTTCCGGCCATTCACTTGCAGAGTGGCGGTCACCCCGAGATCGTGAAGCAGGCTGGGGTGGGGTTTGAGGCGGCGGAGCAAATCCCTGAATTGCTGGAAAAGATCATCAACGATTACGAATCGTTTCAGTCGCTTATCTCCATCCCGTCCATTCAACAGGTTACGGAAGAATATCTGAAGGTTCTGGAATTGTTGTGA